The sequence below is a genomic window from Neomicrococcus aestuarii.
CGAAGTAGCGAATGCGCAAAACTGATTCCTTGCTTCTGGTCTTCTTGAGGTTTGCTATCCGCCGATGGCGCTCATGGAGCGTTCTGGTCGGACAAATTCGTCCCGAGCGATACCTTCATCGGCGCCGTGGGCGCGAGGCTTCAGCCACATGGCGTCTTTCCAGCGTTGAGCTAAGGCGTCATCGTCTGAACCGTCACGCAAGAGGCCCCGCAGATCTGTTTCCTCTGAAGAGAAGAGGCAACTCATGACCTTGCCTTCGGCAGTAATGCGGGTTCGCGTGCAGTCCGCGCAGAAGGGCTCCGTGACGGATGCGATGATGCCGACCGTACCGAGTGTGGATCCTGAAGCGTCCTTGACCAGGAAACGTTCGGCCGGTGCACCGTTGCGATTTTCGGGGGAGACCTCAAGGGTGAAGTCTTCTCGGATCTGTTCGCGGATCTCGCTGGCGGTGACGAGTCCATCGCGGACCCATTTCTTATCAGCGTCGAGTGGCATGTGCTCAATAAAGCGAAGCTCTAATCCGCGCTCGAGCGCCCAGTGCAAAAGGTCCGCCGCTTCGTGATCGTTGACTCCGCGCATGAGCACGGCATTGATCTTCACCGGTGTGAGGCCAGCAGCCAAAGCAGCGTCGATTCCAGCCAGGACGCGTGGGAAGTGATCGCGACGAGTGAGCCTCTCAAAAACTTCGGCGTGCAACGTATCCAGAGACACGTTGATGCGAGTCAGGCCCGCATCCTTCAAGGCCTGAGCCTTCTTGTCCAAGCCAACGCCGTTGGTAGTCATGGAGATCGGAAGGTCCGGATGCTCGGCGCGAATAGCAGCGATGATGTCCACGAGGTCTTTGCGCACTAGTGGTTCGCCGCCGGTCAAGCGAAGTTCGCGAATTCCTAGAGTGCGCACACCGACGCGGACAATCCTTGTGATTTCCTCGAGGGAGAGCAGATGTTCTTTGGCCAACCACGGAAGACCATCGGCGGGCATGCAATAGGTGCAGCGCAGGTTGCATTTGTCGATGAGGGAAATGCGAAGGTCGGTAGCGCGTCGACCGTAACGATCCAA
It includes:
- the moaA gene encoding GTP 3',8-cyclase MoaA — its product is MTVHLGLHTIAATGASRASGSAEAAPGPASTNGVLPRAEHHESALLDRYGRRATDLRISLIDKCNLRCTYCMPADGLPWLAKEHLLSLEEITRIVRVGVRTLGIRELRLTGGEPLVRKDLVDIIAAIRAEHPDLPISMTTNGVGLDKKAQALKDAGLTRINVSLDTLHAEVFERLTRRDHFPRVLAGIDAALAAGLTPVKINAVLMRGVNDHEAADLLHWALERGLELRFIEHMPLDADKKWVRDGLVTASEIREQIREDFTLEVSPENRNGAPAERFLVKDASGSTLGTVGIIASVTEPFCADCTRTRITAEGKVMSCLFSSEETDLRGLLRDGSDDDALAQRWKDAMWLKPRAHGADEGIARDEFVRPERSMSAIGG